Proteins encoded together in one Mannheimia haemolytica window:
- the araC_2 gene encoding Arabinose operon regulatory protein, producing the protein MYKNLSLLSPTYPFDLEFIAGLTQCEKGNYLDSIVDRQQGMQGYMLQLTTFGHGSVSDGKHVFSAHRGQLLLFTPNAVQHYHRHPESQYWHYKWVYFLPNPKWNKWLNWSNMEEKIGRITISDDRYFLEISQLFSKIELELKSSKFFKEDIATSLLEYLLMKCISAEKIEVIPVIDQRILTVCDLILTNLAKNESLETMAEKVFLSPSRLSHLFKQSLGISLVPWRELQRISESKKLLYFSNISISNIAKSLGYEDSLYFSKIFKKHTGLSPSEFRTLERRKDSEM; encoded by the coding sequence ATGTATAAAAACCTTTCTTTGCTTTCACCGACTTATCCATTTGACCTTGAATTCATCGCCGGTCTTACTCAATGTGAGAAAGGCAACTATCTTGATTCTATTGTCGATAGACAACAAGGGATGCAAGGTTATATGTTGCAATTAACTACTTTTGGGCATGGCTCTGTTTCTGATGGTAAACACGTCTTTTCAGCCCATCGAGGTCAATTACTCCTATTTACACCCAATGCAGTTCAACACTACCATCGTCACCCAGAAAGCCAATATTGGCACTATAAATGGGTCTATTTTCTGCCTAATCCAAAGTGGAATAAATGGCTGAATTGGTCAAATATGGAAGAAAAAATAGGGCGGATCACCATTAGCGATGACCGTTACTTTCTGGAAATTAGCCAACTTTTCAGTAAAATTGAATTAGAACTTAAATCCAGTAAATTTTTTAAAGAAGATATTGCGACTAGTTTATTGGAATACTTACTTATGAAATGTATTTCTGCCGAGAAAATTGAGGTTATTCCTGTCATCGATCAACGCATTTTAACAGTTTGTGATTTAATTTTAACGAATCTCGCTAAAAATGAGAGCTTAGAAACTATGGCAGAAAAAGTGTTTTTATCGCCATCACGCCTATCCCATCTTTTCAAACAATCTTTGGGGATCAGCTTAGTACCATGGCGGGAATTACAACGCATTTCTGAATCCAAAAAATTACTTTATTTCTCTAATATCTCTATCTCTAATATTGCGAAATCCTTAGGTTATGAGGATTCTCTCTATTTCTCCAAAATTTTCAAAAAGCATACTGGACTGTCACCTTCTGAGTTTAGAACCTTAGAACGGCGTAAAGATAGTGAAATGTGA
- the lsrB gene encoding Autoinducer 2-binding protein lsrB precursor: MKKPTFKHALFSSILALACYGSALANDVVNISKIDGMPWFNRMAEGVVQAGKDNSVNAYQVGPSNTDAPQQVKLIEDLIAKKVSAISIVPNDANALEPVLKKAKQSGIVVLTNESVGQPSADWDIEIIDNAQFAADYVEEVAKAMGGKGGYVIYVGGLTVPQHNLWADLFVKYQKEHYPDMFEVTSRMPVAENINDARRTTIDLVKAHSDLKAVVSFGSQGPIGAGLAVKEKRLKNKLNVFGMMIPSQAANLIKSGDITMGITYDPANAGYALAAVAAKVLKGEKIEDGLEIPTVGKAKVDSEKKLLQFHNVLKVTKENIDKLY, encoded by the coding sequence ATGAAAAAACCAACGTTCAAGCACGCATTATTTTCAAGTATTTTAGCTTTAGCCTGTTACGGTTCGGCACTTGCCAATGATGTCGTTAATATCTCCAAAATTGACGGTATGCCGTGGTTTAACCGTATGGCAGAAGGTGTTGTGCAAGCAGGTAAAGATAACAGTGTCAATGCTTATCAAGTCGGCCCATCCAATACCGATGCACCACAACAAGTGAAATTAATTGAAGATTTAATTGCGAAAAAAGTCAGTGCTATTTCCATCGTCCCTAACGATGCAAATGCCTTAGAACCGGTGCTGAAAAAAGCGAAACAGAGCGGCATTGTGGTATTAACTAATGAGTCAGTCGGACAACCTAGTGCCGATTGGGATATTGAAATTATCGATAATGCACAATTTGCGGCAGACTATGTAGAAGAAGTAGCAAAAGCTATGGGCGGTAAAGGCGGCTATGTGATTTATGTCGGTGGATTAACCGTGCCTCAACATAATCTGTGGGCTGATTTATTTGTGAAATATCAAAAAGAGCATTACCCAGATATGTTTGAAGTGACCAGCAGAATGCCTGTCGCTGAAAATATTAATGATGCACGCCGTACCACTATTGATTTAGTGAAAGCCCATTCCGATCTCAAAGCAGTCGTTTCTTTTGGTTCACAAGGTCCTATCGGTGCAGGGTTGGCGGTGAAAGAAAAACGCTTAAAAAATAAATTAAATGTCTTCGGAATGATGATTCCTTCCCAAGCAGCCAATTTAATTAAAAGTGGTGATATTACAATGGGAATTACCTATGACCCAGCCAATGCAGGTTATGCGTTAGCGGCTGTTGCTGCCAAAGTATTAAAAGGCGAAAAAATTGAGGATGGATTAGAGATCCCAACGGTCGGTAAAGCCAAAGTAGATAGTGAGAAAAAACTACTTCAATTCCACAATGTGCTGAAAGTCACCAAGGAAAATATCGATAAATTATATTAA